From a single Arachnia propionica genomic region:
- a CDS encoding FMN-binding negative transcriptional regulator, producing the protein MYVAKHFEIPDDHLTELLSQVRAGNLVTVHESGPQATFVPFHLETHESGYVLVTHLMRNNPQAVEPITGPALVILDIDDAYVSPTWYATNKDLPNVPTWDYITIHITGRIHITADPETSLEAARELTSRMEPPEVLEAVGEEKLRTMARAIVRADIVVEKIQGKAKASQNRHPDDVSSLLAHLEHKGETELVKYLRQVALPHATERFGMIHDLRAGRSLPTNATGRKTHE; encoded by the coding sequence GTGTACGTGGCGAAACATTTCGAGATTCCCGACGACCACCTGACCGAGCTGCTCAGCCAGGTACGGGCTGGCAACCTCGTGACGGTCCACGAATCAGGACCGCAAGCAACCTTCGTGCCGTTCCACCTAGAGACACACGAAAGCGGATACGTGCTCGTGACACACCTGATGCGCAACAATCCGCAGGCCGTCGAGCCCATCACCGGTCCAGCGCTGGTGATCCTCGACATCGACGACGCCTACGTCTCCCCGACCTGGTACGCCACCAACAAGGACCTCCCGAACGTTCCCACCTGGGACTACATCACCATTCACATCACCGGGAGAATCCATATCACCGCCGACCCCGAGACCTCCCTCGAAGCAGCCCGTGAACTCACCTCGCGAATGGAACCGCCCGAAGTGCTGGAGGCCGTCGGCGAGGAGAAGCTGCGCACAATGGCGCGGGCAATCGTCAGGGCTGACATTGTGGTGGAGAAGATCCAGGGCAAGGCGAAGGCCAGTCAGAACCGCCACCCCGACGACGTCAGCAGCCTGCTGGCCCACCTGGAGCACAAGGGTGAGACGGAATTGGTGAAATACCTGAGGCAGGTCGCACTCCCCCACGCCACCGAACGTTTCGGAATGATCCACGACCTGCGGGCAGGCCGGTCTCTGCCCACCAACGCTACCGGGCGGAAAACCCACGAGTAG
- the purL gene encoding phosphoribosylformylglycinamidine synthase subunit PurL, which yields MADTVAHALETPDLEQPYAALGVKDDEYARIREILGRRPTGAELAMYSVMWSEHCSYKSSKMHLKKFGELSQDTPRGPLLAGIGENAGVVDIGQGYAVTFKAESHNHPSFVEPYQGAATGVGGIVRDILAMGARPIGVMDSLRFGPLDEADTRRVLPGVVAGVGGYGNCLGLPNIGGEVQFHRTYLGNPLVNALCVGVLRHEDLHRARASGVGNKVILFGAATGGDGIGGASILASETFDETGPAKRPSVQVGDPFMEKLLIECTLELFKAGIIVGIQDFGAAGISCATSELASAGNSGMSINLDLVPLRDPNLAPEEILMSESQERMMAVVEPKNVERFMEICRTWDVEATVIGEVTDGERLIIHWHGHCIVDVDPSTVAHEGPTYHRSYRRPEWLDQVNADVAENLPRDNSPEGVRSAWMKVMAHSNIADKSWITNQYDRYVRGNSVLAQPEDAGMLRIDEETGLGIALALDANSRFTYLNPYVGAQQSLAEAYRNVAVTGAEPVAVTDCLNFGSPEDPEVMWSFVEAILGLVDACKELGIPVTGGNVSLYNQTGGTPILPTPTVGVLGVIDDVTKRLRSRFAKAGDGIWLLGSAREELSGSIWADAVHDGHLGGVPPRVDLRAEARLARVIRDAAVERLMRSAHDISEGGLAVSLVESALQGGFGFTITLPGEEPTVQLFSESAARALVTMPESSVERVESLCRENRVPLTRLGEVIEPLEANVTGLLSVPLAEFHRVWSRPIPDAMRS from the coding sequence GTGGCAGACACCGTGGCTCATGCATTGGAAACCCCCGACCTGGAGCAGCCGTACGCGGCACTCGGCGTGAAGGACGATGAATACGCGCGCATCCGGGAGATCCTCGGTCGTCGCCCCACCGGCGCCGAGCTGGCGATGTACTCGGTGATGTGGTCGGAGCACTGCTCCTACAAATCCTCCAAGATGCACCTGAAGAAGTTCGGCGAACTCAGCCAGGACACCCCGCGCGGCCCGCTTCTCGCGGGCATCGGTGAGAACGCCGGTGTCGTCGACATCGGGCAGGGGTATGCCGTCACGTTCAAGGCGGAATCCCACAACCATCCGAGCTTTGTCGAGCCCTACCAAGGGGCGGCGACCGGGGTTGGAGGCATCGTCCGCGACATCCTCGCGATGGGGGCCCGGCCCATCGGCGTGATGGATTCGCTGCGTTTCGGGCCGCTCGACGAGGCCGATACCCGCCGTGTCCTGCCCGGTGTCGTCGCGGGAGTCGGTGGCTACGGCAACTGCCTGGGGCTGCCGAACATTGGCGGTGAGGTGCAGTTCCACAGGACCTATCTCGGCAATCCACTCGTCAACGCCCTGTGCGTCGGGGTGCTGCGACACGAGGACCTGCACCGCGCTCGCGCCTCCGGGGTCGGCAACAAGGTCATCCTCTTCGGCGCTGCCACCGGCGGGGACGGCATCGGCGGAGCATCCATCCTGGCCTCCGAGACCTTCGACGAGACCGGCCCCGCGAAACGCCCCAGCGTGCAGGTCGGCGACCCCTTCATGGAGAAGCTGCTCATCGAGTGCACCCTCGAGCTGTTCAAGGCCGGCATCATCGTCGGCATCCAGGATTTCGGGGCCGCGGGAATCTCCTGCGCCACCTCGGAACTGGCCTCCGCAGGCAACAGCGGTATGTCCATCAACCTCGACCTCGTGCCGCTGCGTGACCCGAACCTCGCTCCTGAGGAGATCCTGATGAGCGAGTCGCAGGAACGCATGATGGCGGTGGTGGAACCCAAGAACGTGGAACGTTTCATGGAGATCTGCCGCACATGGGATGTGGAGGCCACCGTCATTGGCGAGGTCACCGACGGCGAACGGCTCATCATTCACTGGCACGGCCACTGCATCGTCGACGTGGATCCCAGCACCGTCGCCCACGAGGGCCCCACCTACCACCGCTCCTACCGCCGCCCGGAATGGCTGGACCAGGTCAACGCCGATGTCGCGGAGAACCTGCCGCGGGACAACTCCCCCGAAGGGGTGCGCTCCGCGTGGATGAAGGTGATGGCGCACAGCAACATCGCCGACAAGTCGTGGATAACCAACCAGTACGACCGGTATGTGCGCGGGAACTCCGTCCTGGCGCAGCCCGAGGACGCCGGGATGTTGCGGATCGACGAGGAAACGGGGCTGGGTATCGCGCTCGCGCTCGACGCAAACTCGCGTTTCACCTATCTCAACCCGTACGTCGGGGCGCAGCAGTCGCTGGCTGAGGCGTACCGGAATGTCGCGGTGACGGGGGCGGAGCCGGTCGCGGTCACCGACTGTCTGAACTTCGGTTCCCCCGAGGACCCGGAGGTGATGTGGAGTTTCGTCGAAGCCATCCTCGGCCTGGTGGATGCCTGCAAGGAACTGGGCATCCCGGTCACGGGCGGTAACGTCTCCTTGTACAACCAGACCGGAGGAACCCCGATCCTTCCCACCCCGACCGTCGGTGTGCTGGGCGTGATCGACGACGTCACGAAGCGCCTGCGCTCGAGGTTCGCGAAGGCCGGTGACGGGATCTGGCTGCTGGGATCGGCACGGGAGGAGCTGTCGGGCTCGATCTGGGCCGACGCCGTCCACGACGGGCACCTGGGTGGTGTTCCGCCGCGCGTGGATCTGCGAGCGGAGGCCAGGCTGGCCAGGGTGATCCGCGACGCGGCTGTGGAGCGACTCATGCGTTCCGCCCATGACATCAGCGAGGGGGGCCTTGCGGTGAGCCTGGTGGAGTCGGCGCTGCAGGGTGGTTTCGGGTTCACCATCACGCTGCCGGGTGAGGAGCCGACGGTGCAGCTGTTCAGCGAGTCGGCAGCCCGGGCACTGGTGACCATGCCCGAGTCATCGGTGGAGCGGGTGGAGTCGTTGTGCCGCGAGAACCGTGTCCCGTTGACGCGGCTCGGTGAGGTCATCGAGCCTCTGGAGGCGAACGTCACCGGTTTGCTGAGTGTTCCGTTGGCGGAATTCCACAGGGTCTGGTCGCGGCCTATCCCGGATGCCATGAGGAGCTGA